In Passer domesticus isolate bPasDom1 chromosome 1, bPasDom1.hap1, whole genome shotgun sequence, one DNA window encodes the following:
- the FAM237B gene encoding protein FAM237B isoform X2, which produces MLKQVSSSSMEFVWKRWWYLQLGCMLLVNLVYANLEYQKETPPSLREIDHQCWEVSSHGLVEMKKLKVADTVIALWDFMMFLKESPKPKHNELFNDLAQNFWDMYVDCVLSRSHGMGRRQLTSPKYSSTYSHRTLEGSAFTNPF; this is translated from the exons ATGCTGAAGCAG GTATCTTCTTCAAGTATGGAATTTGTATGGAAACGATGGTGGTATCTTCAGCTGGGCTGTATGTTATTAGTGAATTTGGTTTATGCCAATCTAGAGTATCAAAAAGAAACTCCTCCAAGCTTGCGTGAGATTGACCATCAGTGCTGGGAGGTATCGTCCCATGGGCTGGTGGAAATGAAGAAACTCAAGGTGGCAGATACAGTCATTGCTCTCTGGGACTTCATGATGTTCCTAAAGGAATCCCCTAAGCCCAAGCACAATGAACTCTTCAATGATTTAGCCCAGAACTTCTGGGATATGTATGTAGACTGTGTGCTCTCAAGATCCCATGGAATGGGCAGAAGACAATTAACATCTCCCAAATATTCTTCCACATACTCACACAGAACTTTAGAAG GGTCTGCTTTCACCAATCCATTTTAG
- the FAM237B gene encoding protein FAM237B isoform X1 — protein MSFFISKWLTSVFQGYCFPSPCLNTVSSSSMEFVWKRWWYLQLGCMLLVNLVYANLEYQKETPPSLREIDHQCWEVSSHGLVEMKKLKVADTVIALWDFMMFLKESPKPKHNELFNDLAQNFWDMYVDCVLSRSHGMGRRQLTSPKYSSTYSHRTLEGSAFTNPF, from the exons ATGTCTTTCTTTATCTCCAAGTGGCTGACTTCTGTTTTTCAAGGCTACTGTTTTCCATCTCCTTGCTTAAATACT GTATCTTCTTCAAGTATGGAATTTGTATGGAAACGATGGTGGTATCTTCAGCTGGGCTGTATGTTATTAGTGAATTTGGTTTATGCCAATCTAGAGTATCAAAAAGAAACTCCTCCAAGCTTGCGTGAGATTGACCATCAGTGCTGGGAGGTATCGTCCCATGGGCTGGTGGAAATGAAGAAACTCAAGGTGGCAGATACAGTCATTGCTCTCTGGGACTTCATGATGTTCCTAAAGGAATCCCCTAAGCCCAAGCACAATGAACTCTTCAATGATTTAGCCCAGAACTTCTGGGATATGTATGTAGACTGTGTGCTCTCAAGATCCCATGGAATGGGCAGAAGACAATTAACATCTCCCAAATATTCTTCCACATACTCACACAGAACTTTAGAAG GGTCTGCTTTCACCAATCCATTTTAG